GGGAAGCTAGATGGTCAGAAGGAACTAAATCTgcaagaaaatattattctgttCAGAAATTTGGTTTTCATGAAGCAAGGAAGTTAGctataaaaacaattaagacaaaagaaattaattatatatataatagtataaatGAAGATTTTAATAAACCTCTGAAGTggaatttaaataatgaatttttaGAAATGAATCATGACCCAACtataaacttaaaaaagaaatgtagagcgaaaaattgtaaaataaaagaaatcaaagttaaaaaagatggtaataacaatattaataaaaaagtgaaaaatgaGAAGAAAAGTAGTCAAACgaagaatatgaaaaagagTAATCAATCAGTTATTAATTCTGCAAAAAGTGAAAATTACCAAATAGAAAATTACGACAGTTTTGATAATGAAGCAGAAAATGGGGAAAtcacaaaaatgaaaattaatattacatgtgcaggtaaaaaagaagaacatGCGCAAAATCAATGTAACAAAAATGTTGAAAATGGAAcattaaagaaaaacaatACCAATGATACATACAAAATGAGCAAACTCGGTTTGAACAATATTTCAAAAGAATTAAACTGCTGTATAgaagaattaaatatttgcacaaaaggaaatatttccaaagaaaataatatggtAAGTGTTCTTatcacaaaaaataataggaaTACATTCGAGGGGAAAAGGGATATCCTGAACTGTTCAGGAGAAATATTGCACACAAATGAAAATTACAtagaaaatgataataatgatcaCAATAATGGTAACAATATTAATGATATGAATGATGGcaatattaatgatattaatgatgataataataatgatattaatgatggcaatattaatgatattaatgatgataataataatgatattaatgatgataataataatgatattaatgatgataataataatgatattaatgatgataataataatgatagtaatgatagtaatgatagtaatgatagtaatgatagtaatgatagtaatgatagtaataataataataacgcTCCtcttaataaagaaaatagtCGTATGTCAAAGGAAAGTAGGTATCGGATCATCAACAAGTATAGTTGTGGTTCAAATGGCATTAATATTAACACAACTAGCATTTATAATACGACGGTTCATCCGaatagttataataatagcagtagtagtagtaataatgatGAGCGTGCAAAAAagaacagtaataataatataaatagcCAATTTTGCTGCACAAAGGAAGACACATGCActgtttataataaaaattatatttgtaaaaaattacaaaattgcaatatagaaaataatgaaacaaGTATGATGAAATTCCCATgtgataaaattttaagttaTATGCTACAACACAATAAACCAATTtcgaaaaataatatatataataataaaatagatatattaaaaattaatataaaacaatcaaaaaataattctcaTGATGAAGAAATATGGCCATCTAAGAAAAAagcatcaaaaaaaaaaataaacacaaaTAGTAACAATGCATGTATAAATAGTAATTCCCAACAtacaaaaaagataaaaactTATAATTCTGACCATTCTTTAGCTAAAAATGGGGATgtagatgaaaataaagagTGCAAACAGGATCTTGAAAATGATAGAGAAAATATCTCATTTCTGGTTAACGATCTACCTCAAAAGGAAGTTTGTGACTATGGTAGTGATTGTAATAAGAACAGCAATACGCACAGCAATACGCACAGCAATACGCACAGCAATACGCACAGCAGTACGAACAGTAATACGAACAGTAATACGAACAGTAATAATAGATATAACAACAAAGATGacaataacagtaacagcGAAAATGGTGACTGCACAAGTGACAAGCATAGTGCACCGCTTAATAGGGAAGGTTACAGGTCCAgtgaaaaaattgtatataattGTGGGAAAAGTTTAAATAATAGTTCAAAAAAAACAGCTCACTTGAAGAAAGATTCACCAAAGGAAAACCTCAGTTGTAGTAACTCATGTGATAGTAATAcatggaataaaaaaaaagaaaaaaagaaatattgtACAGAATTAAATGTAAAGGACTCATTACAATCTGATACtttaagtatttttaaaaatgcaaCTAATTTACTCCTAAATgatttgaaatataaatgcataccACATTTCGATAAgcaatttttgaatattttggAAATTATTGATAATCACATGAATTATGTGAATTCtacatttaatgaaaattttttaataacatatgtacatttgttTGATACTTGTGTATCTAACAATATTTTACCGAGCCAAATGGATCAAAAGATACAAAAGGTTTTTTGTAATGCGTTAATTGCATTTCATattctattatttaattttcagaaggaaaaaaaaaattaaggtgTTTTAAAtggtgtaaaaaaaattttataatatatatgctataAGCATAATGTGTGTGCACATATGCAGTACgcatcatatttatttaaaaaaaaaaaaaaaaaaaaaaaaaaaaaaaaaaaaaagtttacaacttcaaaaaaaaaaacatacatatatatataaatgtgtttatatatatatatatattggtaCGTACGTTTTTTcagtatattaaaaaaatgaaagaaaaagagaaaattgaaattaaataaaaaccaTTTGGagaacatatacatatgtattaaaaaaacaaaaagaacaaaaagggATATATTTCGTACATTTCGAAATAAGCCCTAATTCGTTATTTTGCTACTCCACCATTTTTCTACTCCATCATTTTGCTACTCCACCATTTTGCTACTCCATCATTTTGCTACTCCATCATTTTGCTACTCCATCATTTTGCTGCTTCATCATTTTGCTACTCCATCATTTTGCTGCTTCATCATTTTGCTACTCCATCATTTTGCTGCTTCATCATTTTGCTACTCCATCATTTTGCTGCTTCATCATTTTGCTACTCCATCATTTTGCTGCTCCATTAATTTTCTTCCCATTAATTTGCTTTTCATTACATTTCcacttcattatttttttgtgcttGCTTATCAGCGCTAgtgtatttatgtgtatgtagCTACACGTGCATGTATTTGTGTGTATACTTAAATTTATATGGTATTTATACAAGATGTAATACTTGGTATAATTCTGAAATACTCAACGTTTCCTGCGCATCCTCATACTTCTGTgtgcaatattttttcctaatttgttttttcttaacaTTTTAGCTACCTAGAACCtcaatttataaaaatttatgaaccGTTCATACGACCGGTTTATtgaacaattaaaaaaataaaaaataaaaataaatgaaacgTAACAAAACAGAATATAATACAACGTAATACTGTACAACGTAATACTGTAcaacataataaaacaaaacagtgcaaaataaaaataggaagcgttcattatttttgttcaaTTTTTGCACATTCTTTCCCAGTTTTGCTCATCAGCCGTTTTTATCCTGGTCTATGTtctttttcacatttttcacatttttcagccaatataattttctttcatatttGGACGGTTTTCCTGAAAAAACAATTCTTCTAGGAATTctgttaaaattttcatcatCTGGATTATATTCTGAATAGACTATATCATgcgtattcttttttaacaataaaCATCTTCCTCCctgttttataatttctctAGCAGCCTTAACGGTATATGCATGAGCTTTCACCAAAACATCTTTTGCATAATATTTGAAATCAAAACCatgtttcattttaaatttttttaaattacagcCAACAACTTTTATTGGATGCTTTCTTTTATACTTTCCTATTTTTAACCCTAGTTTGTCTATTACATTCCAATCAATTTCAAGATGCTTTTTTTCCCCACTTCTTGTATAAgctaaattaattaaatttagtGGAATTAATTCATATTCATATCTGTTAAATCTATGACCAGGTCCAAGTGGAGCAGAAACAAATTTTGgtaattttctatataatgGTGTTTGTCCTCCTTCAAAACCAATGGGTATAGAACCACCACTTCTACTTTTCTGTCCTTTCATTCCTCTTCCTGATGATCCTCCTCTTTTACTACCTACAcctcttccttttctttttttttttttctctcctAGACCTGGAATATTAAATGGAGTAatgaaatattcattttcttctCTATTTCCACCAACTACTGTTGATTTCCAATATATATCAGCTTTTAGTTTCATATTATCTATTAATGGATAAACAGCCTTAGGCCAATCCATTTGTGTCAAATCCCAAACTAAGGGTGTTTTGGTTTGTTCATAATGTGCatccataattttttttattcctaaTTTAATAGCTTCTTcttgatattttaaatttatttcattaattttttcattaatattttctctCAGTTTTACTAAAagctcatttttttcatcatatattaaatgttgatttttttctattttttctatttctttcatTATAGGATATATTGCTTCCTCCATTTCCTTCAAAACTTTTTGTAAAAAGTTTCTCTGTTCATCATTATATGAGGATTTAAATGTGCCATTCTTTAAATCTTCCTCTAACTTTTTAAActgattttttcttaattttaattttctatttattaatGCTTTGTATTTTCTATctaccaattttttttcttcttttaattctttaaacATGGTATTGGCTCGACCTATCTTGAAGCTTCCGTCAAGCATGCTCCCAAAAATACTCTCCAGTTCTTTCCTCTCGTTTCTACCATTGCCATTGCTACCATCTCCACTACTGTCATTACTGCTTCCCCTGCTGTTCTGATCCCAGTTACGCTCTCTTTTCCTTCTCTCTCTTGccaatttttcttcttctaaaTCGAAATTTATGTTAAATTGTCTTTTTACTTTACCTAACAAACTGTTGATTGTATCTATGGTgttgtatttttcttctacTTCCTCctctttaaatatatgtactacGTTCTTCTTATCTTTTGTAAGCGTCTTCTTATGCTTTTCTTTCATTACATTCCTACCCATCAAGttgaaatattttcctttgttttcatttattacaTAGCCCTTTATAAACATAGCAcacaataataacagtaatatgcgtctcattttattaatatcattttattaatatcgttttattaataacattttagtaatatcattttattaatatcattttattaatatcattttattaatatcattttattaatatcattttattaatatcattttattaatatcgttttattaatatcgttttattaatatcattttagTAATATCATTTTAGTAATATCATTTTAGTAATATCATTTTAGTAATATCATTGTAATTTTCCTTTCGCATTAAATAACTTagtttttcttcttctctCTCCTTTTTGTAGTCGCATTGTGTGTTGAGTCTTATCGCTATATAATATACGCATACTTCTTATGTACATGAGTATACGCACATTTTTAAGGTATGCTTCCCTAACCTAAACACGAACAATTTTGTCCTTGCGCGAACGAGCTTTTgcttatatacaaatatacctATTTAACCTGCCCCAATAATAAACACTCCATGTGTATACGTgtacataaaaacaaattcacttatatatacatacatatatatatacatacatatatacatacatatatatatacatacatatatatacacatacatatatatatacatacatatatatacacatacatatatatatacatacatatatacatacatatatatatacacatacatacgtgcacTTACGCATAATACTTATCGTGCAGCTCATTAGTTAGTGGATTAAACTGCAATAAGTGGTTTTCTTCAAATCCATTTGTTATgacttgttcataaaaaaatgcattcGACGAATACTTttagataaaattaaagattcaatcttttttattctgttatttttacattatgcTATTTtgttatgctttttttttttttttttttttttgcttcccttaattatattatttttgcattGTTAAGAGGAGCTGCCTTCACGGGATAAGATAACTACATAATCGAGTCGCTTAAGGGGTACGGTAATTAGCCAGCTTGCAAATTGAAATATGGCAAAGCTTGTACGACTATATTACAAGTAAACAaccatgtatatatatatatatatatatatatatatatatatatatgtatgtatttatgtatgcatgtatatacgtatgtatgtatgtatgtaactACATATGTACCAACATGAaagtatttttctttaaataaaagcCCATTGTGCATCCCGTTAAATACGGAATAATGGGACAATTTTTTGAGAATATTCAACGaccatatttatatttacgtaaTGCTTTGATTTgctatgaaaaaaaaattgtacccATTTGAACCGCACTTAAAGGAAACTTTTCTTACCTTAACAAAAAAAGGTTTTTtcgataatatatatatagatagatagatagatagatagatatagatatagatatatagatatttatagatagatatatatagatagatatttatagatagatatatatagatagatatttttatatataaccaTTTCTCTAAtccatttttgtttaaatatgTTGAAGGCACATGTATGTTTccatgtatgtgtatatgcatataaaaattaaagagaaaaaaagagatagaGCATAGGATTTTGCACTAGTAATTTACGAAAATTTCTTTCTGCAGATAAACGACCGTACGGTCATACTGTTTTAGTTGCCCTGCTATTGCGGAACTGTAATTCTACTGCTATATGCATGtgcaaatattatatatacatgtatatatatatatatatatatatatatatatatatatatatatgtgtatatatttgtatttgtattttctcCTCTTGTTTACTCTTTCACTCTTTTCCCCTTTCATCTTCTGCTCCTATGCGAATACACGCACATAAAACATGAGCGACTTTATGAAGAAGGATATTATTTCACTACCACAGCGAAATAGGAGACGAATCAGTGCAAGATATTCAAGTGATGAAGATTACTCAGATGATGCTAATGAAAGTAACAATGAAGGTAGTGACGATATGGAAAAGGATCGAGAAAAACTGTATGGCATCACATTAGAAAAGATTTACAAATACGAATACCTTGATCACACAGcagatataattttacatagTTATGGAAACAATTTAATGGAGTGTTTTGAGTCTATATGTATTTCCatgtttaattatatgtgtaatttaaataaagtggaattaaaaataagaaaaaaagtaattgtACATGGTGATAATTTAGAtgatttactttttaaatttttaaatgaatttcattttttatatggaagcgaatattttatttgtaaaaggATTGATATACTTACTTTTGATACTAagactttttttataaaagcaGTTGGATATGGGGAAACATTCTCTTCATTCAAACATGAAGGTGGTACAGAAATAAAAGCAATAACAAAACATGaattgaaaattatttcaaatgAGGAAGGTGAGTGcgaaatttttgttttagtCGACATTTAAGGTGAGTTAAATgggtatatattttttttaaatgggaaaaaaagtaaaaaccGCATCCACCTGAGGAACATTGCATTGTTTatttgtatgcatatgtgtacgtatttatgtatgtgtatgtgtatgtgtgtgtgtgtgcgACGCAAAATAAGGTCCGCTCTAGAGAAAAATCTATAAATTTGTTGACTATAGTccatgcatttttttttttttttttttttttttttttgttttgacACTGTTATACTCCCAGTTTGCCAAATAATCGCGCACCAAAATTGTGCTTGTTATTACCGTTTCGTACAtgttaaaatgtatatataagtatacgtgtatatatatgtgtgcatatatacacatgtgaATAACCTCATGCAGTGTGCATaattttacgtatatatgccGCTTTCTGCATCTGTAATAAATTATGCAATGGGACAAAAACGTGTTACCTTTCACTTGCCATGTATTTTTGATGCCGTGTAcacactaaaaaaaaaaaaaaaaaaagagataaaaagatataaatttttacgtACTGTTTTAGACCAAGATCACAattatgtacacacatatttaCTTGTACATTACTCATGGAAATATAAgctttaagttttttttttttttttctactgaATTTGTATCCTTTGGAATACCCTCGCGTATTTAATGCAGATCTGTTACAGCTACTGGAAAAAGTGTCTATACTATTCATTCATCATTGTAGTGTTGTCACGTGGTGTAACTCCGCCATTTCATCTCTTTACATTTTCGTAATATTTTCGTATGTTCTCCCTGATCATGTATTAacgtattaatttttttttgtacatcccccctttatttttttttttttttttttattataaacataaaatatgtttaactCTGTTTGGAATTTACTCCCTATTTGATTTTTTGATAAGTGTAGAGTGTAACTAGCATAAATCATAAAACGGGCTGCGTGTAACTAAGTTAATATGGAGGGGTTAACATTTTATGGCACGTCAAATTAAGATTGTTTtgggcaaaaaaaaaaaaaaaaaaagttcaacTCCCCTCTAGCGCTCTGTAAAGATATCATATATGGCACTTAAAAACGACGCTATTAATCGACGTTCCATTTTGTTAATAGTTGCACGTATATTTCTCCATTTCGTGAAACATGTAACTTGCAACTGCCatgttttacttttattttatgttcttTACTTTagttttctttatatttctctacatttctttacatttttctttacttttccttttttttttttttttttttttttacgttatGCTCTTAAAAGTGAACAAGCTGTGCTTACAGCTTTTACATTTCCctttgaataaaaaatagcacATCCAATGTATACTAGTTTTCTTTTCATGATTTTAATGTGTCAAATGGGACTAGAACGAATAAGTTTTCTGCacacacataaaaaaaaagaaaaagaaaaaaaaaaaaaatgttacttttgatattttcatattttattacgttttttttaaatgaggTGCTAAAACTTGTACATCATTGTATTTACTCAACAGAAAAAATTAGCAAAATGTGGTGAAgaagaaagaataaaaataaataaaataaaataaaataagtcaGAAATTAAAAGTAATCTCTtctgcaaaaataaaaatatttgtgaGCTTTTTGATATTTTCAATCCTAATATAAGTAATACAAAAATGGGTTTTaatgggtatatatatatagtacacACATGTAAACGCACTTACATGTATGCCTTAATAAAGAGACGAGTACAAGTGTACAAGTAAATATTTGTGCCTATGTAAACGTATGCATATAAGAGCTTATGTAAGTCAGATCATTTACACGCATAATAAgtatacgtatgtgtataatGTGTTACATATGCATCGCCAggcaattttttaattcatccttttaaggaaaaaaattaagtaaaaaagggaaaaatataataaaatgaataagtataataaaatgaataagtaaaataaaataaacaagtataagtataataaaatgaataagtataataaaataaacaagtataataaaatgaataagtataataaaataaacaagtaaaggtataataaaataaacaagtaaaagtataataaaataaacgagtaaaagtataattaaataaatgagcaaaagtataataaaataaacaagtaaaagtataataaaataaacaagtaaaagtataattaaataaatgaacaaaagtataattaaataaatgagcaaaagtataataaaataattaagtaaaaatataaagtaataaaacaGCATAGTAGCACTAACAACGAAATTGAGGTACACTGTGACAAACTATGACAAGTAGTGGCAAGGATTGAAGATGCTTACAAAGGAGGggaaattttcaaaaaatcgCTTAAATAAAATCAACAGTAAGCCCCGAAAATTCGCGTTAGGCTAAAGTTGTTCCTGTAACTGGAATCGCTTCACAGGAAGAACTCTTCTCCTTGTGTCTCACCTGGCCCCCTCCTGTGTTTGTGTGTACATAAGGAAATACGTCGAAAATGGTGTTGCGAAGGTGCAAAAATGCCAACAAAAATGTTGGAAGAAATAGCGCAAAAGCTGGCATTAACATTAGcagcagtaataataataattataatagcAGTGCAGTAAAGAGAGGTGTAGGAACCAACGAGCGAAAAAACTTTATAGCAGGAGAATcattaaacataaaaaaaaagagaaaagtaAGAAAGTATCATGAAAAACTTCCTGATTTTtcttgtttaaaaaaattaatttatgaaCAGAAGAAGAAAGataatttttgcaatttattttcctttaatgATCCAggtataaaagaaaaaattgataaatttaacaaaataattgaaaacagacaaaaacattataatatTGAAACGAAGGAAGAGGATGAGTtgtataaacatttttgtgAAACGTCCACCTTTGGATATACATTTATTGATAAGGCTCCAAATTTTGGAAATCATGAAGATATTGAAGATTTGGTTCAGCATGACGAACAAGAGGAAAATGAAGATGATGCTTTGGAGGAAGTCCACGAAAAGAGGAAAGCAAACCAGAAGTATGTCAATAGTGGCGTGGGTAGCGGTGTTAGTGGTGTTAGAGGTGTGGACATCGGTGGTGGTCttggtaataataacaatagtagtaataatattaggaGGGCGTATAAAGGCAAGggagaaaatatttttagcaAGCAAGGAATCatagatataaaaaagaaagacaTGATACTAGATCAACTTAAGTTAAAGTTTGACGAGTTTAAAATAGATATGGTAACCATTCCACAAAAACCTATTCATTTTATTGACGAAAACGGGAAGGAGAAAAAGaagctttttatttttaacataaataataataaaaagaagaatgaAAAGAAGAGAATTCAAATTGTATATGACCATCACGAcgggaaaaagaaaaagggaaaagcCAGAGCATTGGGGAGGGGTCCTGATGATGACGGTAAGAACGACTATGACAAAGGAAACAGCGACAACAGAATTAACGATAGCAATAATGGAAACAAAAACGACGATACCGATTCGGCATTCTTTTCCGATGGCGAAGATGTGGTAAGCCTGGTGAATAAAATCAACGATCAGAAGGAGTCTTACTTGTACTTCGTTGTGAAGGATAACGAACTGCtgttaaacaaaaataatgacTATTTTAGCATAATGATGCATTACCTATGTGAGGGAACTACAAATGTAAACattcaaatattatattatttaattatgaaaCCACCAAATATGGATTTATTGTTGTACCTAATTTTAACGTATTAtaaatttccttttcttGATATATTAGaacaatatgaaaatatgtcTATTCATAATATTGTTGAAAGCTCCTTTGAAGAAATTTCtttatatgattattattattatttctttaacaTTTTAGAAATATCACATGAACAATATTATATGGCTTTAGAATTATTTAACGGAATGAAAtttctattaaataaatataatttttttttaagtagaATGCATAAAAACTCTATTTTTTCCAAAGCGAAATTTGTCCTAGGTATGGGTGAAATTCAGGGTGTTAAGGATATATTCTTGACTAATGAATTGCGTAAAGTgaagaaacaaaatttaaaaaggagAACCTGCAAAGGGATAGAAGGACACACCCACGAAGAACGACAGGAACGCGAAGAACAGGAAGAAAAAAGCGACAACAGTCAGGACGATAGCACAAGAGGGGGATCAGAACCAAGGAGTTCAGAGGACTGCGTACCCACTGGAGGAACAGATAATATGGGGGAAAGGACAACGATCCGCGGTAAGGGAAAGACAGACAAGAAGAAAAGAGGCAAAGGAAATGACGATATGAGGAAGGGAAACTGTTGTGACGATGGGGGTATGAGCCTGAGGAGGAAGAACGGTACCCTGCAGTATATTCTGAACACAAAACTGGACTTCATAAACTACCAGCAGATAAATTTCTTCAACGAAACGCATTGGGACGTGATAGAAAACTATTACCACCTGAACAATTTAGACAAACTagtttattttacaaaagaTTTGTATTATAAGTTTacgaagaaaaatatttaccgTAAGCTAAACGAAATAACATGTGAGCAAAAACATTTTGACAAAATACAGATAATTGAATactgtaaaaagaaaatacccCCCTACAACAACAATGTAAAgtttatgaattttttggGAGTGTACTCTCATTCGTTTATATGGCAAATTTATTGCATGCAGTTGGAGCTGTTCTGCGTGCTCAAGTTTAAACGAATCGCCTGGGATGTGTTCACACCCGGAGGGGTTAGTGGCGGGATTAGAAGCAGGGTTAGCAATCTAATGGAAAAGAAACAGACCTACGACCAGCGAGGCAGCACAAGTAGCAGTGACCTTCTCCCCCCCATTATGTCAAGTCGGAATTACAACTCAGTAGAGGGGGAGGCTGCGAAGGTTGAGGATAGTGCATACACTGCGGTTGGTGCAGATGCTTCTAACGCTTCGAACGCTACGAATGTTACGAACGCGACGAACACTGATGAATGGGAAGACACAATGCAGTTGTTCTGCAGAAAGAGGGAAGCAGAATTCCATGTAAACACATCCAGAATAGTTGAAGAAAAACGCAGGCTTACACATCCCccaattttgaaaaatatagaaaaggaaataaataatgccttgcatatatttaaaatggacgttaaggaaaaaaaaatagaaaatttactttttcccATATCGGtagaaatacataaaaaatttattgaaaaaacaaaatatataaatgggacctcattaaatgaatttatttatagtGAATTTTTATCAGGAATTGATTTAAAACTAAGagtatttaaattaaaatgtataatggtaaaaatcattaaaataatattaccctttttaaatttcaatACTCTTATTATACTTAAATGTTCACGCATATTTCTTAAGGAAGACAATTTAATAGTAAATTCTGGAATCCCTTTAGGTCTGTTGACAAATAaaactttatattttcttttatctaAAATTGATGAAACTATAGCCACCAAAACGTATAGCAAAACCATTTTTCATTACATGCCCCCAGAGATAAGGGCAGGGCTTGAATGGATGAAAGGGGGGGGAATCACCAACGATGAGGAAAGTGCAGGAACGCATGAGGATATAAATTGGTACTTAAATAGAGATTCAAAC
This genomic interval from Plasmodium brasilianum strain Bolivian I chromosome 13, whole genome shotgun sequence contains the following:
- a CDS encoding hypothetical protein (conserved Plasmodium protein), which gives rise to MVLRRCKNANKNVGRNSAKAGINISSSNNNNYNSSAVKRGVGTNERKNFIAGESLNIKKKRKVRKYHEKLPDFSCLKKLIYEQKKKDNFCNLFSFNDPGIKEKIDKFNKIIENRQKHYNIETKEEDELYKHFCETSTFGYTFIDKAPNFGNHEDIEDLVQHDEQEENEDDALEEVHEKRKANQKYVNSGVGSGVSGVRGVDIGGGLGNNNNSSNNIRRAYKGKGENIFSKQGIIDIKKKDMILDQLKLKFDEFKIDMVTIPQKPIHFIDENGKEKKKLFIFNINNNKKKNEKKRIQIVYDHHDGKKKKGKARALGRGPDDDGKNDYDKGNSDNRINDSNNGNKNDDTDSAFFSDGEDVVSLVNKINDQKESYLYFVVKDNELLLNKNNDYFSIMMHYLCEGTTNVNIQILYYLIMKPPNMDLLLYLILTYYKFPFLDILEQYENMSIHNIVESSFEEISLYDYYYYFFNILEISHEQYYMALELFNGMKFLLNKYNFFLSRMHKNSIFSKAKFVLGMGEIQGVKDIFLTNELRKVKKQNLKRRTCKGIEGHTHEERQEREEQEEKSDNSQDDSTRGGSEPRSSEDCVPTGGTDNMGERTTIRGKGKTDKKKRGKGNDDMRKGNCCDDGGMSLRRKNGTLQYILNTKLDFINYQQINFFNETHWDVIENYYHLNNLDKLVYFTKDLYYKFTKKNIYRKLNEITCEQKHFDKIQIIEYCKKKIPPYNNNVKFMNFLGVYSHSFIWQIYCMQLELFCVLKFKRIAWDVFTPGGVSGGIRSRVSNLMEKKQTYDQRGSTSSSDLLPPIMSSRNYNSVEGEAAKVEDSAYTAVGADASNASNATNVTNATNTDEWEDTMQLFCRKREAEFHVNTSRIVEEKRRLTHPPILKNIEKEINNALHIFKMDVKEKKIENLLFPISVEIHKKFIEKTKYINGTSLNEFIYSEFLSGIDLKLRVFKLKCIMVKIIKIILPFLNFNTLIILKCSRIFLKEDNLIVNSGIPLGLLTNKTLYFLLSKIDETIATKTYSKTIFHYMPPEIRAGLEWMKGGGITNDEESAGTHEDINWYLNRDSNDKAHTISHKSPQDNRNVFLFEDKTKLQKAYSYMIGKIFEETLIDTFTGDKFDYLNFDEEIKNFLACCLEEDVDKRETLENLLKHKCFSDCFDLYINIYDDNINSYKNDKEKAIRLKDLNYINNFDYNIFTIPSDHSCRPASSSGSRQFNTSSQYSLSNS